From the Anguilla anguilla isolate fAngAng1 chromosome 6, fAngAng1.pri, whole genome shotgun sequence genome, one window contains:
- the LOC118228866 gene encoding retinal Mueller cells isomerohydrolase-like isoform X2: MRWELRLPLRTSRLCACACCCHHDDTMVSRVEHPAGGYKKIFETCEELAEPIPAQVTGRLPSWLRGSLLRLGPGLFEVGDEPFYHLFDGQALMHKFDFKNGQVTYYRKFVRTDAYVRAMTEKRVVITEFGTFAYPDPCKNIFSRFFSYFKGVEVTDNCLVNVYPIGEDYYACTETNYITKVDPETLETLKKVDLCNYMNINGVTAHPHIEADGTVYNIGNCFGKGATLAYNIVSMPPKQKDKSDSVEKSKVVVQIPSSERFKPSYVHSFGISPNYFIFVETPVKINLLKFLSAWSIRGSNYMDCFESNETMGTWFHLATRKPNEYVDVKFRASAMNLFHHINCYEDQGFVVVDLCTWKGFEFVYNYLYLANLRENWEEVKKAAMMAPQPEVRRYVLPMDVHREEQGKNLISLPYTTATAVMRSDGTVWLEPEILFSGPRQAFEFPQINYPRCSGKNYTYAYALGLNHFIPDRICKLNVRTKETWVWQEPDSYPSEPIFVQSPDGVDEDDGILLTIVVNPGAAQRPGYLLVLNAKDLSEIARAEVEAIMPVTFHGMYKP; encoded by the exons AGTGGAGCATCCTGCCGGTGGCTATAAGAAGATCTTTGAGACTTGTGAGGAGCTGGCAGAGCCAATCCCAGCACAGGTTACAG GCCGGTTGCCTTCGTGGCTGAGGGGAAGCCTCCTCCGGCTGGGCCCCGGGCTGTTCGAGGTGGGGGACGAGCCCTTTTACCACCTGTTTGACGGACAGGCCCTCATGCACAAGTTCGACTTCAAGAACGGACAAGTCACCTACTACCGCAA GTTTGTGAGGACGGACGCGTACGTGCGGGCGATGACAGAGAAACGCGTCGTCATCACCGAGTTTGGAACCTTCGCCTACCCAGACCCCTGCAAGAACATCTTCTCCAG GTTTTTCTCCTATTTTAAAGGGGTGGAGGTGACGGATAACTGCCTGGTGAACGTGTATCCCATCGGAGAGGACTACTACGCCTGCACAGAGACCAACTACATCACCAAGGTCGACCCCGAGACGCTGGAGACCCTGAAGAAG GTGGACCTGTGCAACTACATGAACATCAACGGAGTGACAGCGCACCCCCACATCGAGGCGGACGGCACCGTGTACAACATCGGGAACTGCTTCGGGAAAGGGGCGACACTGGCCTACAACATCGTCAGCATGCCCCCCAAACAGAAGG ATAAGTCTGATTCTGTTGAAAAATCCAAAGTGGTGGTCCAGATTCCCAGCAGTGAGCGATTCAAACCATCGTATGTCCACAG tTTTGGAATTTCTCCAAACTACTTCATCTTTGTGGAAACGCCCGTCAAGATCAACCTGCTCAAGTTCCTGAGCGCCTGGAGCATCCGAGGCTCCAACTACATGGACTGCTTTGAGTCCAACGAGACTATGGGA ACCTGGTTCCACCTGGCCACCCGGAAGCCCAATGAATACGTGGATGTGAAGTTCCGAGCCTCGGCCATGAACCTCTTCCACCACATCAACTGCTACGAGGACCAAGGCTTTGTCGTGGTCGACCTGTGCACGTGGAAAGG GTTTGAGTTTGTGTATAACTACCTGTACCTGGCAAACTTGCGGGAGAACTGGGAGGAGGTAAAGAAGGCAGCCATGATGGCTCCACAGCCGGAGGTGCGGAGATATGTGCTCCCCATGGATGTGCACCGG gaggagcaggggaaGAACCTGATATCGCTGCCCTACACCACGGCAACCGCTGTCATGCGCTCCGACGGTACCGTCTGGCTCGAACCCGAGATCCTCTTCTCCGGCCCCCGCCAAG CTTTTGAATTCCCCCAGATCAACTACCCACGATGCAGTGGGAAGAACTACACCTACGCCTACGCCCTTGGACTGAACCACTTCATCCCAGACAGG ATCTGCAAGCTGAACGTTCGGACCAAGGAGACGTGGGTGTGGCAGGAGCCGGACTCCTACCCCTCCGAGCCCATTTTCGTGCAGTCCCCCGACGGCGTGGACGAGGATGACG GGATCCTGCTGACCATCGTGGTGAACCCAGGCGCGGCCCAGAGGCCCGGCTACCTCTTGGTCCTCAACGCCAAGGACCTGTCGGAGA
- the LOC118228866 gene encoding retinal Mueller cells isomerohydrolase-like isoform X1, giving the protein MRWELRLPLRTSRLCACACCCHHDDTMVSRVEHPAGGYKKIFETCEELAEPIPAQVTGRLPSWLRGSLLRLGPGLFEVGDEPFYHLFDGQALMHKFDFKNGQVTYYRKFVRTDAYVRAMTEKRVVITEFGTFAYPDPCKNIFSRFFSYFKGVEVTDNCLVNVYPIGEDYYACTETNYITKVDPETLETLKKVDLCNYMNINGVTAHPHIEADGTVYNIGNCFGKGATLAYNIVSMPPKQKDKSDSVEKSKVVVQIPSSERFKPSYVHSFGISPNYFIFVETPVKINLLKFLSAWSIRGSNYMDCFESNETMGTWFHLATRKPNEYVDVKFRASAMNLFHHINCYEDQGFVVVDLCTWKGFEFVYNYLYLANLRENWEEVKKAAMMAPQPEVRRYVLPMDVHREEQGKNLISLPYTTATAVMRSDGTVWLEPEILFSGPRQAFEFPQINYPRCSGKNYTYAYALGLNHFIPDRICKLNVRTKETWVWQEPDSYPSEPIFVQSPDGVDEDDGKWGGRGQGCLRYHSNTGIQPNSVLYWASGSMLKLHPLGHGVPKHGPEKPQEPRRSCGSGSGTPALKSTEELLCVVGGALCGGRGYA; this is encoded by the exons AGTGGAGCATCCTGCCGGTGGCTATAAGAAGATCTTTGAGACTTGTGAGGAGCTGGCAGAGCCAATCCCAGCACAGGTTACAG GCCGGTTGCCTTCGTGGCTGAGGGGAAGCCTCCTCCGGCTGGGCCCCGGGCTGTTCGAGGTGGGGGACGAGCCCTTTTACCACCTGTTTGACGGACAGGCCCTCATGCACAAGTTCGACTTCAAGAACGGACAAGTCACCTACTACCGCAA GTTTGTGAGGACGGACGCGTACGTGCGGGCGATGACAGAGAAACGCGTCGTCATCACCGAGTTTGGAACCTTCGCCTACCCAGACCCCTGCAAGAACATCTTCTCCAG GTTTTTCTCCTATTTTAAAGGGGTGGAGGTGACGGATAACTGCCTGGTGAACGTGTATCCCATCGGAGAGGACTACTACGCCTGCACAGAGACCAACTACATCACCAAGGTCGACCCCGAGACGCTGGAGACCCTGAAGAAG GTGGACCTGTGCAACTACATGAACATCAACGGAGTGACAGCGCACCCCCACATCGAGGCGGACGGCACCGTGTACAACATCGGGAACTGCTTCGGGAAAGGGGCGACACTGGCCTACAACATCGTCAGCATGCCCCCCAAACAGAAGG ATAAGTCTGATTCTGTTGAAAAATCCAAAGTGGTGGTCCAGATTCCCAGCAGTGAGCGATTCAAACCATCGTATGTCCACAG tTTTGGAATTTCTCCAAACTACTTCATCTTTGTGGAAACGCCCGTCAAGATCAACCTGCTCAAGTTCCTGAGCGCCTGGAGCATCCGAGGCTCCAACTACATGGACTGCTTTGAGTCCAACGAGACTATGGGA ACCTGGTTCCACCTGGCCACCCGGAAGCCCAATGAATACGTGGATGTGAAGTTCCGAGCCTCGGCCATGAACCTCTTCCACCACATCAACTGCTACGAGGACCAAGGCTTTGTCGTGGTCGACCTGTGCACGTGGAAAGG GTTTGAGTTTGTGTATAACTACCTGTACCTGGCAAACTTGCGGGAGAACTGGGAGGAGGTAAAGAAGGCAGCCATGATGGCTCCACAGCCGGAGGTGCGGAGATATGTGCTCCCCATGGATGTGCACCGG gaggagcaggggaaGAACCTGATATCGCTGCCCTACACCACGGCAACCGCTGTCATGCGCTCCGACGGTACCGTCTGGCTCGAACCCGAGATCCTCTTCTCCGGCCCCCGCCAAG CTTTTGAATTCCCCCAGATCAACTACCCACGATGCAGTGGGAAGAACTACACCTACGCCTACGCCCTTGGACTGAACCACTTCATCCCAGACAGG ATCTGCAAGCTGAACGTTCGGACCAAGGAGACGTGGGTGTGGCAGGAGCCGGACTCCTACCCCTCCGAGCCCATTTTCGTGCAGTCCCCCGACGGCGTGGACGAGGATGACGGTAAGTGGGGGGGTCGAGGTCAAGGGTGTTTGCGTTACCATAGTAACACTGGCATCCAACCAAACAGCGTGCTGTATTGGGCCAGCGGCAGCATGCTGAAGCTCCACCCTTTAGGACACGGGGTCCCCAAGCATGGTCCCGAAAAGCCGCAGGAACCCAGAAGGTCCTGCGGCTCTGGGTCGGGAACCCCAGCATTAAAGTCCACTGAGGAGTTGCTGTgtgtggtgggcggggctctgtgcggtgggcggggctacgCGTGA